In Sphingobacterium thalpophilum, a genomic segment contains:
- a CDS encoding efflux RND transporter permease subunit — MKITEISIKRPSIIIVLFIILTLGGLFSYTRLGYELVPKFEINVITVQTVYPGASPAEVESSVTKKIEDAISSLESIKKVESTSLEGVSIVMITLNNGADVNFLLTDAQRKINAVINDLPDDVKTPSLSKFSLDDVAIMSLAVTSNLSEKELYDLLDNKIQPVFARINGVAKVDLIGGEEREIQISVDPKKIEGYGLTISQVQQIVASSNLDFPTGNVSTRDNRTTIRLSGKVTSIEELRNLPITTPAGVQIYLRDIADVRDGIKEIEKVARLDRQNTILLQVFKQSDANAVAVSEAVKKTIAVHDKDGKVISGVEKDYAAQNIKILVANDSSEFTLNAADNVIHDLMIAIALVGFIMLFFLQSLRNAAITMVAIPLSLIATFIGLLLMGYTLNLMSLLGLSLVVGILVDDAIVVIENIHRHMEMGKNKVRAAYDGASEIGFTVTAITLVIVVVFLPIAMSTGLVANILAQFCVTVIISTLLSLLVSFTVVPWLYSRFGKLEHLSKTSFFGRIIHGFESGLNSFTHWVAGLLTWALKNVGTKLATLFLAIGLLVASFFLVGMGYIGSDFFPSIDRKEFFIQLELDKDASLEKTNLLTQKAEAYIKSKPDVKEIITTVGQSSDGMASTTGSRYKSEIHVILDKENFEGNSQVYSATLKRELENKLIGAKIKTVNVGIMGAEQAPLKLTIIGASVEDAQEFAEKAADQLRKIPGAAGVKLTSEAGNPEINVKIDRNKMTSLGLNVSTVGMTMQTAFSGNTDNKYRAGDNEYDINIRYAENGRANIDNVRDLKFINNQGASISLDQFANVTFGSGPTLLERRDKSPAVSIQGQAIGRPMGTVAQEWQAQFEKLPRKPGIVFIWGGNMENQTEGFGTLGIALLASIILVYLVMVALYDSFITPFVVLFSIPLSFIGALLFLALGNQTLNIFTILGIIMLIGLVAKNAIMLVDFANHRKEAGDNTHDALVAANHARLRPILMTTIAMVFGMIPIAIATGDGADMNRGLAIVIIGGLLSSLFLTLVVVPVVYSIFDSLQRRFGKKEKTNYEALMKEDYDHVDVAEH, encoded by the coding sequence ATGAAAATTACCGAAATATCGATAAAACGCCCCAGTATAATTATCGTATTATTTATAATACTGACATTAGGCGGGTTGTTTTCTTATACGCGATTGGGCTATGAATTGGTCCCTAAATTTGAAATTAACGTCATTACGGTACAGACGGTCTATCCGGGAGCTTCGCCCGCAGAGGTGGAGAGTTCGGTGACCAAAAAAATAGAGGATGCTATTTCATCCTTGGAAAGTATCAAAAAGGTGGAGTCGACTTCGCTGGAAGGGGTATCGATTGTCATGATTACCCTCAACAACGGTGCGGATGTCAACTTCCTGCTTACGGATGCTCAACGGAAAATCAATGCCGTGATCAACGATCTGCCGGATGATGTAAAGACACCTTCACTCTCCAAATTCTCCCTGGATGATGTGGCCATCATGAGTTTGGCCGTCACGTCCAATTTATCGGAAAAAGAACTCTACGATCTTTTGGACAATAAAATCCAACCGGTCTTTGCGCGGATCAATGGTGTTGCCAAAGTGGACCTGATCGGTGGTGAGGAACGTGAAATCCAGATCTCTGTAGACCCGAAGAAAATTGAAGGTTATGGACTGACAATTTCGCAGGTACAGCAAATTGTAGCATCATCCAATCTCGATTTCCCGACAGGTAACGTCAGTACTCGTGATAATCGGACAACCATCCGTCTTTCGGGTAAAGTAACTTCGATTGAGGAGCTGCGTAACCTCCCGATCACAACGCCGGCAGGGGTGCAGATTTATCTGCGCGATATCGCCGATGTGCGGGATGGTATCAAAGAGATTGAAAAAGTAGCTCGCCTGGACCGTCAGAATACAATCTTATTGCAGGTCTTTAAACAGTCCGATGCAAATGCGGTAGCGGTGTCCGAAGCGGTCAAGAAAACCATTGCGGTACACGATAAAGACGGAAAAGTAATTTCTGGTGTAGAGAAGGATTATGCGGCACAGAATATTAAAATTCTGGTGGCCAATGACTCTTCAGAATTTACCTTGAATGCAGCCGATAACGTGATCCATGACTTAATGATTGCCATTGCATTGGTGGGCTTTATCATGTTGTTCTTCTTACAAAGTTTACGTAATGCGGCGATTACCATGGTGGCGATTCCTTTATCTTTGATCGCTACCTTTATTGGCTTGCTTTTGATGGGCTATACCTTAAACTTGATGTCTTTACTCGGTTTATCCCTGGTAGTAGGTATTCTTGTGGATGACGCGATCGTTGTTATCGAGAATATTCACCGCCACATGGAGATGGGTAAAAACAAGGTGCGTGCGGCCTATGATGGTGCTTCGGAAATCGGATTTACCGTAACGGCGATCACCTTGGTTATCGTGGTAGTGTTCCTGCCGATCGCAATGTCTACGGGTTTGGTGGCCAATATCCTGGCACAATTCTGTGTGACGGTAATCATCTCGACTTTATTATCCTTATTGGTGTCATTTACGGTAGTGCCTTGGTTATACTCGCGTTTCGGCAAATTGGAGCACTTGAGCAAAACTTCTTTCTTTGGTCGTATTATTCATGGTTTTGAAAGCGGTTTGAACAGCTTTACACATTGGGTTGCTGGATTGTTGACCTGGGCTTTAAAGAACGTCGGTACGAAATTGGCTACGTTGTTTTTGGCAATCGGTTTACTTGTTGCATCGTTTTTTTTGGTCGGTATGGGGTATATTGGTTCGGACTTCTTCCCGAGTATCGACCGTAAGGAGTTTTTCATCCAGTTGGAACTCGATAAAGATGCTTCCCTGGAGAAGACCAACTTGTTGACGCAAAAAGCGGAGGCTTACATTAAATCGAAACCTGATGTCAAAGAAATTATTACGACAGTGGGGCAGTCTTCGGACGGTATGGCTTCAACAACGGGTTCGCGTTATAAATCGGAGATCCACGTGATCCTCGACAAGGAAAATTTTGAGGGTAACTCACAGGTGTATTCAGCGACGCTGAAGCGTGAACTGGAAAATAAACTGATCGGTGCAAAAATCAAAACCGTCAATGTGGGTATCATGGGAGCGGAGCAGGCACCATTGAAGCTGACCATTATCGGTGCTTCTGTCGAAGATGCACAGGAATTTGCAGAGAAGGCGGCAGATCAATTACGTAAGATTCCTGGGGCTGCGGGTGTCAAATTGACTTCTGAAGCGGGTAACCCTGAGATCAATGTGAAGATCGACCGTAATAAAATGACCTCTTTGGGACTGAATGTCTCTACTGTGGGTATGACAATGCAGACGGCATTTTCAGGAAATACGGATAACAAATACAGAGCGGGTGATAACGAGTACGATATCAATATCCGCTATGCGGAAAATGGTCGTGCCAATATCGACAACGTACGTGATCTGAAATTTATCAATAATCAGGGTGCCTCTATTTCTTTGGATCAATTTGCCAATGTAACTTTTGGTTCGGGACCTACGTTGTTGGAACGTCGCGACAAGTCGCCGGCAGTATCCATTCAGGGACAGGCAATCGGTAGACCAATGGGTACCGTAGCGCAAGAGTGGCAGGCACAGTTTGAAAAACTGCCGCGTAAACCGGGTATCGTCTTTATCTGGGGTGGTAATATGGAAAACCAAACCGAAGGTTTTGGTACTTTGGGTATTGCCTTATTGGCATCTATTATCCTAGTATACTTGGTAATGGTTGCTTTATACGATAGTTTTATCACACCATTTGTGGTCTTGTTCTCGATTCCATTGTCGTTTATCGGAGCCCTATTGTTCTTGGCGCTGGGAAATCAGACCTTGAATATCTTTACGATTTTGGGTATCATCATGTTGATTGGTCTGGTGGCCAAAAATGCGATCATGCTGGTTGACTTTGCCAACCATCGTAAGGAAGCTGGCGATAATACACACGATGCGTTGGTGGCAGCCAATCACGCGCGTCTTCGTCCGATTTTGATGACGACAATTGCCATGGTATTTGGTATGATTCCTATCGCAATCGCTACTGGAGACGGTGCCGATATGAATAGAGGTCTTGCGATCGTTATCATTGGTGGTTTGTTATCTTCTTTATTTTTAACCCTGGTTGTTGTACCAGTGGTGTACTCCATTTTTGACAGTCTTCAACGTCGTTTTGGAAAGAAAGAAAAGACAAATTATGAAGCCTTGATGAAGGAAGATTATGACCATGTCGACGTGGCAGAACACTAA
- the glmS gene encoding glutamine--fructose-6-phosphate transaminase (isomerizing), translating into MCGIVGYTGYRQAYGIVIDGLQKLEYRGYDSAGVALHKGEQIDVYKKTGKVANLEEFVYDKDLQSTTGIGHTRWATHGEPSDRNAHPHYSNSGRIAMIHNGIIENYASLKSELINKGYTFKSDTDTEVLVNFIEEIQLQNECSLEEAIRIALKRVVGAYVILVLEAGHPDRIIAARKGSPLVIGIGKNEHFLGSDASPMLAYTKEVVYINDYELAIITPEELILKNLGNERITPYVQKLDLELSAIEKGGFDHFMLKEIFEQPQTIFDSMRGRLDLQSHQITLSGIEKFANEISNTNRIVIVACGTSWHAGLIAEYVIEELCRINVEVEYASEFRYRNPVIHPGDVILAISQSGETADTLVALENAKKQGAIILGVVNVVGSSIARLSDAGAYTHAGPEIGVASTKAFTAQLTVLNLIALKIASLRGSISEGRYQKLAQELNEVPEKVEWILDTQVDKIKAIAKKYKDARDFLFLGRGYNFPVALEGALKLKEISYIHAEGYPAAEMKHGPIALVDENLPVVFIATKDAYHEKIVSNIQEIKARKGKIISVVTKGDAVSENLSDDFMEIPEADEIIAPLISVVPLQLLSYYIGVELGLDVDKPRNLAKSVTVE; encoded by the coding sequence ATGTGTGGAATTGTAGGATACACAGGTTATCGTCAGGCGTATGGTATCGTCATTGACGGATTACAAAAGTTAGAATACCGTGGTTATGACAGTGCTGGAGTGGCATTGCATAAAGGTGAGCAGATCGATGTTTACAAAAAAACAGGTAAAGTTGCAAACTTGGAGGAGTTTGTATACGACAAAGATCTACAGTCGACCACAGGGATAGGCCACACCCGTTGGGCTACCCATGGTGAACCTTCTGATCGGAATGCACATCCGCATTATTCCAATAGCGGACGTATTGCGATGATTCATAATGGCATCATTGAAAACTATGCTTCCTTAAAATCAGAATTAATCAATAAAGGTTATACATTTAAAAGTGATACCGATACAGAGGTTCTGGTCAACTTTATCGAAGAGATCCAATTGCAGAACGAATGCTCTTTAGAAGAAGCTATTCGTATTGCTTTGAAACGGGTTGTAGGGGCCTATGTGATCCTTGTATTGGAGGCAGGTCATCCGGATCGTATTATTGCAGCGCGTAAAGGAAGTCCTTTGGTGATTGGTATCGGTAAAAATGAGCATTTTTTGGGTTCAGATGCTTCCCCGATGCTAGCATACACCAAAGAAGTTGTTTACATCAATGACTACGAACTGGCCATTATCACTCCGGAGGAGTTGATCCTTAAAAATCTGGGTAATGAGCGCATCACACCTTATGTCCAAAAATTGGATCTGGAGTTGTCGGCTATTGAAAAAGGTGGCTTTGATCACTTTATGTTGAAAGAGATCTTCGAGCAACCGCAAACGATCTTTGACTCCATGCGTGGACGTCTGGATCTGCAATCCCATCAGATTACATTGAGTGGCATTGAAAAATTTGCGAATGAGATCAGCAATACCAATCGCATTGTTATTGTTGCCTGTGGTACGAGCTGGCATGCTGGACTTATTGCAGAATATGTTATTGAGGAATTATGCCGTATTAATGTAGAAGTTGAATATGCGTCGGAATTCCGCTACCGTAATCCGGTTATTCATCCGGGGGATGTTATCTTGGCAATTTCCCAAAGTGGTGAAACGGCTGATACATTGGTTGCATTGGAAAATGCAAAAAAACAAGGCGCTATCATATTGGGTGTTGTCAATGTTGTCGGATCTTCTATCGCCCGACTTTCGGATGCAGGTGCCTATACACATGCTGGACCAGAAATCGGCGTAGCAAGTACAAAAGCATTTACAGCACAGTTGACTGTATTGAACCTGATTGCCTTAAAGATTGCTTCTTTGAGAGGTTCGATCAGCGAAGGACGTTATCAAAAACTTGCACAGGAATTAAACGAGGTGCCTGAAAAGGTCGAGTGGATTTTGGATACGCAGGTTGATAAAATCAAAGCCATTGCCAAAAAGTACAAAGATGCCCGAGACTTTCTTTTCTTGGGTAGGGGGTATAATTTCCCGGTTGCCCTGGAAGGTGCGCTTAAACTCAAGGAAATTTCCTATATCCATGCAGAAGGTTATCCTGCAGCAGAAATGAAGCATGGACCTATCGCATTGGTTGACGAGAACTTGCCGGTTGTTTTTATTGCTACAAAAGATGCTTATCACGAGAAGATAGTTTCAAATATTCAGGAGATCAAAGCGCGTAAAGGAAAGATTATATCGGTGGTTACCAAAGGCGATGCTGTTTCGGAAAATCTATCGGATGATTTTATGGAAATTCCGGAGGCCGATGAGATCATTGCTCCATTGATTTCGGTTGTACCATTACAATTGTTATCGTATTATATTGGTGTAGAGCTAGGCTTGGATGTGGACAAACCACGTAACCTGGCGAAGTCGGTAACTGTAGAGTAA